Within Portunus trituberculatus isolate SZX2019 chromosome 18, ASM1759143v1, whole genome shotgun sequence, the genomic segment gttgtgtggtggtggtggtggtggtggtggtgatagaagcaatagaagaaagatagagggaggaggaggaggaggaagaaagttaggcaacatcagcagcagcagcagcagcagcagtagtagtagtagtagtagtagtagtagtagtagtagtagtagtagtagtagtagtagtagtagtatcgttttgaagctatgccctttgtcgagtagtttaaagttacctacatgtcaccatgatatccaggttctaggtggctacaccaaagatacgcttgggtggtgatatgggccctaatatcggcatcactataaataaaactgcctgcgccactaatgggcgaaaCCTGAACAGCGCTTACCAcatatattcttcaagtatgcctacaggtgttataggccataacataaaaatagtagtagtagtagtagtatcatcagcaaCGACATCAACGGCACTAAAAGATTCCAATCCTTAACAAACACAATTTTGCTGAGCACCATCAACATCAAAAGGTTTTTAGACATTCAATtttacaccatcatcaccatcaatcttcatctctctctctctctctctctctctctctctctctctctctctctctctctctcatctctcgtcTTTTCCTCTGCCGAGCTTCACTTCCTTCACAGATGCACGCCCAAAAGACACGCCTGAGGTCTTTGTCTACACTAAAAACATAAGTAGTCATGCTCTACCTTAAAAACAAGTTtcctgcgtgcgtgcgtgcgtgtgtgtgtgtgtgtgtgtttcactgtttgatctgctgtagtctctgacgagacagccagacattaccctacggaacgagctcagagctcattatttccgatcttcggataggcctgagatcaggcacacaccacacacaactcctcgacttacatcccgaacctactcactgctaggtgaacaggggctacacgtgaaaggagacacacccaaatatctccacccgggcggggaatcgaaccccggtcctctggcttgtgaagccagcgctctaaccactgagctaccggactgtgtgtgtgtgtgtgtgtgtgtgtgtgtgtgtgtgtgtgtgtaattcaccacggtcgtctgctggtcacccagcaagccttccccattatagagcgagctcagagctcatagaccgatcttcaggtatgactgagaccacagcacacaccgggaaagcgaggccacaacccctcgagttacatcccatatctatttactgctaggtgaacaggggctacacattaagaggcttggccATTTACCTCgctgcttcccgggactcgaacctgggccctctcaattgtgagtcgagcgtgctaaccactctACTATgcggtatggtgtgtgtgtgtgtgtgtgtgtgtgtgtgtgtgtgtgtgtgtgtgtgtgtgtgtgtgtgtgtgtgtgtgtgtgtgtgttgtgaagtgtTTTCTCACTTTCTAAATTTCCCGCCTAGTTACCCATCACCTCAATTAAACTCACGCCCTACACGCAAGATTTCCCGTCATGTTCCGTCAGCCACATCAGCCCATCCCTTCATTCCCATCAGCCCTTTTCCGCCAGACCCCTTCAGCCTCTTCAATCCAGTCCAGCCAGCCTCCTTCAACCCCACCAGCAAGCCAGCCTCCACAGGTGTTGCCGTCAGGTGGCGGCGACACACCAGCTGAGCGATGAGTGGAATCAATACGAGGGCTGCAGCCGGGATTCtgcatggcgacccgtgtgtgtgtgtgtgtgtgtgtgtgtgtgtgtgtgtgtgtgtgtgtgtgtgtgtgtgtgtgtgtgtgtgtgtgtgtcattcacctacggtcgtctgctggtcacccaaccagcagTTACtttacggaatgagctcagtgTTCATTGTGACTGATCtttgggtaagactgagaccactcacaccacacaccgggtagCGGGGCCACAATCCCttcttgctgctaggtgaacaagagcCACACATAACAGCCTCGACAGTTTACCTCGTCATGTCCGGAATTCGAACCGgtgccttctcggttgtgaaccgagcgtgctgaccactacacgtgtgtgtgtgtgtgtgtgtgtgtgtgtgtgtgtgtgtgtgtgtgtgtgtgtgtgtgtgtgtgtgtgtaagtgaacaGATAACAAACCGAAAGATTGAGGCAGCGTGGATGCAGAATGAGTGTGGTTGCGCATGGCGCCATGAGTGAGCAAGAGAGAGTGCTTCGGTGAATAAGGGAGCAGAAGGGCTGAGTGACTGATGGAATGCCTGTGTGCGTGAGGAGGGTGTGGGGCCGGGGTGGTGGGCCTCAGACGGCCAGTACTCACCTGGAAGAGGTTGGCGGTAAGCTCCTGCAGTTCATTCTCCACTTCATCCCTGATCCTGGCCAGCCTCACCACCTCCGCTTCCTTCTGTGCAAGCTGCTGCCGCGCCGCTGCCAACTCCTCCCTCACCGCCTCGTCCCCGGCGGGTAACGTGCCGTTCACGGCCTCGTGCGAACCGTTCAGCCCGTGGCCGTTCACCTCCGCCACCTTGCTGGGACGGGAAAGGGAGGGCGAGGGAAGTGGGGATGGcgctggggagggaggaggagagggcgggGGTGACTTTGCAGACCCATTGGAGAGGGACTTggcaggggaggaggcaggCGTAAGGGCGTGGCCGTTGGTAAGAGTGGCGGGCGTGGCTGgggcggcggcagtggcggcggccTCCTGCTGCAGGCGGAGCTGCACGTCGTCCAGAGAGACTGTGTCCTCCTCGGCGGTGCCATTCTGGTCGCCGCCGCTGCCCTTGGCCAGCAGCCCGTCAGCGCGGTGCAGCGCCTCTACATAAGCGTCCAGATCGAGGCTGGCAGCGTCCAGCAGGAGGCGTGCGTTGGGGGCGTCCAGTAACAGCCGCGGGGAGTAGGGGGCCACGATGTGCCCATCTGAGGTGAGGCCGCGCGAGGCCATCACGTGACACTTGAGGGTGGTCACCTTGGCCCGCACTGCCTGGCGCCACCCGTCAAGCTCCGAGGCCTCGTCCTCCTGGGGCGAGGCCGACGGCGACCCCGGCATCCCAGCGGCAGACACCACCACGCTCATCTCACGCCACCCGCGCGTCGTCCATCTGTAGGGAAGAGAACACTGATCAGTGATAGCACGCCACGGTAaagagggaggtgtgtgtgtgtgtgtgtgtgtgttcacccaTGGCACTCCTAGCACCGCAATGAGGCACTTCGCATGATGCcgcacccttcctcctcccacacacatccTCCACATATTGTACAATGGCACGACTACTAACcgtcacatatacacacacacacacacacacacacacacacacacacacacacacacacaccgcgtagtgtagtggttagcacgttcgactcacaatcgagaggcccgggttcgagtcccggcgcggtgaggcaaatgggcaagcctcttaat encodes:
- the LOC123505432 gene encoding guanine nucleotide exchange factor for Rab-3A-like isoform X5, translated to MSVVVSAAGMPGSPSASPQEDEASELDGWRQAVRAKVTTLKCHVMASRGLTSDGHIVAPYSPRLLLDAPNARLLLDAASLDLDAYVEALHRADGLLAKGSGGDQNGTAEEDTVSLDDVQLRLQQEAAATAAAPATPATLTNGHALTPASSPAKSLSNGSAKSPPPSPPPSPAPSPLPSPSLSRPSKVAEVNGHGLNGSHEAVNGTLPAGDEAVREELAAARQQLAQKEAEVVRLARIRDEVENELQELTANLFQEAHSMVNSANQRAANAERSLREAEMQVEVLTAEVTALKALVITSTPAAPNPHLHPQLITKSVTETGKKIFQRGHRKSPSDFDLKYGRDTTPPSSPLKESRINDAAGLAQFPLDPECWEVSQSVDPVVHKEFIAWKQNPTLERSNPFMQRIYEEDIDLCLAFPNSVLAHRVQRAIEDNSVFIEEVNPRQKSSCPRVDPDETRKCVLLDVPRFCKYRFRLSESDETWYYISQLARNRCMTFIGRL
- the LOC123505432 gene encoding guanine nucleotide exchange factor for Rab-3A-like isoform X6, with translation MSVVVSAAGMPGSPSASPQEDEASELDGWRQAVRAKVTTLKCHVMASRGLTSDGHIVAPYSPRLLLDAPNARLLLDAASLDLDAYVEALHRADGLLAKGSGGDQNGTAEEDTVSLDDVQLRLQQEAAATAAAPATPATLTNGHALTPASSPAKSLSNGSAKSPPPSPPPSPAPSPLPSPSLSRPSKVAEVNGHGLNGSHEAVNGTLPAGDEAVREELAAARQQLAQKEAEVVRLARIRDEVENELQELTANLFQEAHSMVNSANQRAANAERSLREAEMQVEVLTAEVTALKALVITSTPAAPNPHLHPQLITKSVTETGKKIFQRGHRKSPSDFDLKYGRDTTPPSSPLKESRINDAAGLAQFPLDPECWEVSQSVDPVVHKEFIAWKQNPTLERSNPFMQRIYEEDIDLCLAFPNSVLAHRVQRAIEDNSVFIEEVNPRQKSSCPRKCVLLDVPRFCKYRFRLSESDETWYYISQLARNRCMTFIGRL